From Limibacter armeniacum, one genomic window encodes:
- a CDS encoding LamG domain-containing protein: MRKLTILNSILFLFGILPFASAQTAMQLPKKVSKHYVDYLDNSISDEFDGAKLDTEKWTRRDTGGPVITNFSKDESLVKMESEKSDNGKETHYVSIKGVASDGPLRTAGIVSKASGYYGFYVVRFRYRGFDTPDVKEKGSVWHPSVWSALTNHNDDLKKTASPKNWLEIDFMEWENGANGWSSDAPARLVDSKGVKRKVVTHGQGAEKGIMKGVTQKYDSEWQTIGLEYAPEHLKLWQWADGKWTHIGDRVVAFVEEDTANPESSYTLNTIGDKARQPSFWVLGNIIARYIQKRIDEGTNTHTINDLALDFDFFRYYRHKSAEHLDWAWENEKPNGGGKIKKDFSEKESVDM; the protein is encoded by the coding sequence ATGAGAAAATTAACGATACTCAATAGCATATTATTCCTATTCGGAATCCTGCCGTTTGCCTCAGCGCAAACAGCGATGCAACTGCCCAAAAAGGTAAGCAAACACTATGTGGATTATCTCGACAATAGCATCTCAGATGAGTTTGATGGGGCTAAGTTGGATACCGAAAAGTGGACTAGAAGAGATACAGGAGGTCCTGTGATTACCAATTTTTCCAAAGATGAATCTTTGGTGAAAATGGAATCAGAAAAGTCAGACAATGGAAAAGAAACGCATTACGTGTCGATCAAAGGAGTGGCAAGTGACGGTCCGTTGAGGACGGCAGGCATTGTCAGCAAAGCGTCTGGTTACTATGGTTTTTATGTGGTACGCTTCCGATACCGGGGATTTGATACGCCGGACGTAAAAGAGAAAGGAAGTGTTTGGCATCCTTCGGTATGGAGTGCATTGACAAATCACAATGATGATTTGAAAAAAACCGCTTCACCAAAAAACTGGTTGGAGATCGATTTTATGGAGTGGGAAAATGGTGCCAACGGCTGGAGTAGCGATGCCCCTGCTCGATTGGTAGACAGCAAAGGAGTAAAGCGTAAAGTGGTCACACACGGTCAAGGTGCTGAGAAAGGCATCATGAAAGGCGTGACCCAGAAATACGACAGCGAGTGGCAGACTATCGGCTTGGAATACGCACCTGAACATCTGAAGCTATGGCAATGGGCTGATGGAAAATGGACACATATTGGTGACCGAGTAGTAGCTTTTGTGGAGGAAGATACAGCGAACCCTGAAAGCAGCTACACCCTGAATACCATTGGTGATAAAGCTCGTCAGCCGTCCTTTTGGGTACTTGGAAATATCATTGCAAGATATATTCAGAAGAGGATCGATGAAGGGACGAACACTCACACGATCAATGACCTTGCTCTTGACTTTGACTTCTTCAGGTATTATCGACACAAAAGTGCAGAGCATTTGGATTGGGCATGGGAAAATGAGAAGCCCAATGGTGGCGGAAAGATCAAAAAAGATTTCTCAGAAAAGGAATCGGTTGATATGTAG